One segment of Agromyces albus DNA contains the following:
- a CDS encoding YceD family protein has translation MREQRLAVAVVDPMGEGLVAVRAGSELDVDVRLESVHEGILATAEVDAIAEGECGRCLIDIALPVEVEFQELFAYHSGEAFEYEVQDDHVDLESLIRDAVVLALPFQPVCRPDCPGLDPETGLRLADHPELVTPEHVDPRWSTLAGFAASRDNGSDDASDTDQQREER, from the coding sequence ATGCGCGAGCAGCGACTCGCCGTCGCCGTCGTCGACCCGATGGGCGAGGGCCTCGTCGCCGTGCGCGCGGGCTCCGAGCTCGACGTCGATGTGCGGCTCGAGTCGGTGCACGAGGGCATTCTCGCGACCGCCGAGGTCGACGCGATCGCCGAAGGAGAGTGCGGTCGGTGTCTCATCGACATCGCCCTTCCCGTCGAAGTCGAGTTCCAGGAGCTTTTCGCGTATCATTCTGGAGAAGCTTTCGAGTATGAGGTTCAAGACGACCACGTGGATCTTGAATCACTCATCCGAGATGCGGTAGTGCTGGCACTGCCGTTCCAGCCGGTGTGCCGGCCGGACTGCCCGGGTCTCGACCCTGAGACCGGGCTCCGGCTAGCCGATCATCCGGAACTCGTCACCCCTGAGCACGTCGACCCGCGATGGTCGACGCTCGCTGGGTTCGCGGCTTCCCGAGACAACGGTTCGGATGACGCATCCGATACCGACCAGCAGAGAGAAGAGAGATAG
- a CDS encoding DUF58 domain-containing protein, giving the protein MSRSRSARVKAWPRLSRRGTTLVVVGVLLLAVSLWFDLRDILLLAFVGIAMPLVAVAFVALHTPRLAVTRMFAPPVVGAGGATRVALIVKNRSRRTFDGAHWRDRVPDGLKGPAEAILPAVGPYEGVLPSGDDTLRLEYRLRMPRRGVFSIGPLVIGIADPFGLARIDREVGTGHEVVVTPRVTPLDAALGTAASVDGVLHGLQRRTHPNSDELIAREYRYGDPLRRVNWAATARRGELMVREEEQRGDPEARLILDTTLAGRPKASSLRRERDDGGHAGYELGIEIAASVGVHLLERGYRVRCDHLADPERGVLSSASPGGYRMPGGDRALLEDLARLEGPARLGSAAAVEVASDAEARPRAREARMPGVVVLVDPDEQDARSLIAMRSRFEPAIAFVLESVAQGVVDALEEADWRVVRVRRPAEIAGAWAGTALPARHQAPARAARSRAVVPRPEAVTPDEP; this is encoded by the coding sequence ATGTCCCGCTCCCGCTCCGCGCGCGTCAAGGCCTGGCCTCGACTCAGCCGGCGCGGCACGACGCTCGTCGTCGTGGGAGTGCTGCTGCTCGCCGTCTCGCTCTGGTTCGACTTGCGTGACATCCTGCTGCTCGCGTTCGTCGGCATCGCGATGCCGCTCGTCGCCGTTGCCTTCGTCGCGCTGCACACCCCGCGGCTCGCGGTGACGCGGATGTTCGCTCCGCCCGTCGTGGGCGCGGGGGGCGCCACTCGCGTCGCGCTCATCGTCAAGAACCGCTCACGGCGGACGTTCGACGGCGCCCACTGGCGCGACCGCGTGCCCGACGGGCTCAAGGGCCCGGCCGAGGCGATCCTGCCGGCCGTCGGCCCGTACGAGGGCGTGCTTCCATCGGGCGATGACACGTTGCGGCTCGAGTACCGGCTCAGGATGCCGCGGCGCGGGGTCTTCTCGATCGGTCCGCTCGTCATCGGCATCGCCGATCCGTTCGGACTCGCGCGCATCGACCGTGAGGTGGGCACGGGGCACGAGGTCGTGGTGACGCCCCGGGTGACGCCGCTCGACGCCGCGCTCGGCACCGCCGCGAGCGTCGACGGAGTGCTGCACGGCCTGCAGCGACGCACCCACCCGAACTCCGACGAGCTCATCGCGCGGGAGTACCGCTACGGCGACCCGCTGCGGCGGGTGAACTGGGCGGCGACCGCCCGCCGCGGCGAGCTCATGGTGCGTGAAGAGGAGCAGCGCGGCGACCCCGAGGCGAGGCTCATCCTCGACACGACGCTCGCCGGGCGGCCGAAGGCGTCCTCGCTCCGGCGTGAGCGCGACGACGGCGGGCATGCCGGCTACGAGCTCGGCATCGAGATCGCCGCGTCCGTGGGGGTGCACCTGCTCGAGCGCGGCTACCGAGTGCGCTGCGACCATCTCGCCGACCCCGAGCGCGGTGTCCTCTCATCGGCATCGCCCGGCGGCTATCGCATGCCGGGCGGCGACCGGGCACTGCTCGAGGATCTCGCCCGGCTCGAGGGGCCGGCGCGGCTCGGATCGGCTGCCGCCGTGGAGGTCGCGTCCGACGCCGAGGCCCGCCCGCGAGCACGAGAGGCGCGGATGCCCGGCGTCGTCGTGCTCGTCGATCCCGACGAGCAGGACGCTCGCTCGCTCATCGCCATGCGGTCCCGATTCGAACCGGCGATCGCCTTCGTGCTCGAGAGCGTCGCGCAGGGTGTCGTCGACGCCCTCGAGGAGGCCGACTGGCGTGTCGTGCGCGTGCGCCGGCCGGCCGAGATCGCCGGCGCCTGGGCAGGCACGGCGCTCCCCGCGCGACATCAGGCTCCGGCGCGAGCCGCACGATCGCGCGCCGTCGTGCCGCGCCCCGAGGCGGTGACGCCCGATGAACCTTGA
- a CDS encoding AAA family ATPase, with amino-acid sequence MGIDEVGARAAGIVQNVEAVIAGKREAVTASLTVLLAEGHLLIEDVPGVGKTMLAKALARSVDCTVSRIQFTPDLLPSDVTGVSVFDQANRRFEYKQGPVFANIVIGDEINRASPKTQSALLECMEERQVTADGTTYRLEQPFTVIATQNPVEMEGTYPLPEAQRDRFMARISMGYPASADELAMLAMRETGSPLEKLESVVTIAELRGMIEAVQRVFTSQPVKEYAVELARATRADRQLRLGASPRATLQLVRAAKAHAAMHGRDFVLPDDVDALAVPVLAHRLVPTSRAVGSHDRDSGPLIDAIVRRIVGETPVPVGSARRN; translated from the coding sequence ATGGGCATCGACGAGGTCGGCGCCCGCGCGGCCGGCATCGTGCAGAACGTCGAGGCGGTCATCGCCGGCAAGCGTGAGGCCGTCACGGCGTCGCTGACCGTGCTGCTCGCCGAGGGCCACCTCCTCATCGAAGACGTGCCGGGCGTGGGCAAGACCATGCTCGCGAAGGCGCTCGCGCGTTCCGTCGACTGCACCGTCAGCCGCATCCAGTTCACGCCCGACCTGCTGCCGAGCGACGTCACCGGGGTCTCGGTCTTCGACCAGGCGAACCGGCGATTCGAGTACAAGCAGGGGCCCGTGTTCGCCAACATCGTCATCGGCGACGAGATCAATCGCGCGAGCCCGAAGACGCAATCCGCCCTGCTCGAGTGCATGGAGGAGCGCCAGGTCACGGCCGACGGCACCACCTACCGGCTCGAGCAGCCGTTCACGGTCATCGCCACCCAGAACCCGGTCGAGATGGAGGGCACGTACCCGCTTCCCGAGGCCCAGCGCGACCGCTTCATGGCCCGCATCTCGATGGGCTACCCGGCCTCGGCCGACGAGCTTGCGATGCTCGCCATGCGCGAGACCGGAAGTCCCCTCGAGAAACTCGAATCCGTCGTCACGATCGCCGAGCTCCGCGGCATGATCGAGGCGGTGCAACGCGTCTTCACGTCGCAGCCCGTCAAGGAGTACGCGGTCGAGCTCGCCCGCGCCACTCGCGCCGACCGCCAGCTGCGGCTCGGCGCGAGCCCGCGTGCCACGCTCCAGCTCGTGCGCGCGGCGAAGGCGCACGCGGCCATGCACGGTCGCGACTTCGTGCTTCCCGACGATGTCGACGCGCTCGCGGTGCCGGTGCTCGCACACCGCCTCGTACCGACGAGCCGCGCCGTCGGCTCCCACGACCGCGACAGCGGGCCGCTCATCGACGCAATCGTGCGTCGCATCGTAGGGGAGACGCCGGTTCCGGTCGGCAGCGCACGAAGGAACTGA
- a CDS encoding transglutaminase family protein, translating into MNLDPVPLTRAQRLALTTASFLFLVVATMSLGPLIAGSGWWWLCAFIAAGVLFSGVGLRAMRTTAALVPVLELVVLLLLLTLVFSAGSSIALIIPTQGTFETFAQLLSGAQRTIEQQSVPAIPVPALTFALAFGVGVLAVLVDILVQTVRMPALAAAPALVPILIPGFIIEAGAEVPTLVLAAAAYLLLLRIDVRVRRRARLAAGDLDDDAATVVPPKRVPIASTLGATLGLAAVGILTASLLAASTPSISTSLLLGTPGQGTLFARGVSPFIDLGRDLRRPAPRPAFHYLARDGDRPYFTLLTLDRFEGEVWGVTEQAVDGDNTVDAMPRPEGLSSAVETSEHPIDVVVDEVRTTWLPVPYPATSIEGLDGSWFWDDGSLTVRSVDTNTAGQRYRVNRLEIDPTPAQLRAASRELPDELAPFLELPDELPAIIGETAASVTAGAGSPYDAAVAIQAHLRSNEFDYSTEAPVAEGYDGGGFDVIAKFLEVRAGYCVQFAATMAVLARESGIPARISIGYTQGSPSDDRVNGVQRVEVDTHDLHSWPELYFEGVGWVPFEPTPGRGTVPGYSRPGAGEGTNTPTQSAAPATPGASDRPDVDADRGLAGGTSDPFATNAWWIRGGSLTLVVIALLLIPAAIRAGQRLTRRRRIRAGDWAADTAWDELTATAADLGAGVAEVETPRAVAARLGEREAFTAAEARTALIALRDAVERERYGPVQLGAGTPGQELLDELSVALAALAVDAGPAERLRAALAPRSLFARVRRAFGERPPAGA; encoded by the coding sequence ATGAACCTTGACCCGGTGCCCCTCACGCGCGCACAGCGCCTCGCTCTGACGACGGCGTCTTTCCTCTTCCTCGTGGTCGCCACGATGTCGCTCGGCCCGCTCATCGCGGGCAGCGGCTGGTGGTGGCTGTGTGCGTTCATCGCCGCTGGCGTGCTCTTCTCGGGCGTGGGGCTGCGTGCCATGCGCACGACGGCCGCTCTCGTGCCGGTGCTCGAGCTCGTGGTGCTGCTGCTGTTGCTCACCCTGGTGTTCAGCGCCGGGTCGAGCATCGCGCTCATCATCCCGACGCAGGGCACGTTCGAGACGTTCGCCCAGCTGCTCTCTGGCGCACAGCGCACGATCGAGCAGCAATCGGTGCCCGCGATCCCCGTGCCGGCGCTCACGTTCGCGCTCGCCTTCGGCGTGGGCGTCCTCGCGGTCCTCGTCGACATCCTCGTGCAGACCGTGCGGATGCCCGCCCTCGCGGCAGCACCGGCTCTCGTGCCGATCCTCATCCCCGGGTTCATCATCGAGGCCGGCGCCGAGGTGCCCACGCTCGTGCTCGCCGCCGCCGCGTATCTCCTGCTCCTGCGCATCGACGTGCGAGTGCGCCGGCGGGCACGGCTCGCGGCGGGCGATCTCGACGACGACGCCGCCACGGTCGTTCCGCCGAAGCGCGTGCCGATCGCCTCGACCCTCGGCGCGACGCTCGGGCTCGCCGCCGTCGGCATCCTCACGGCTTCGCTGCTCGCGGCGTCGACGCCGAGTATCTCGACGAGCCTCCTGCTCGGCACACCCGGGCAGGGCACCCTCTTCGCCCGAGGCGTGAGCCCGTTCATCGACCTCGGTCGCGACCTCCGCCGGCCCGCCCCGAGGCCGGCCTTCCACTACCTCGCACGCGACGGCGACCGCCCCTACTTCACGCTGCTCACGCTCGACCGCTTCGAGGGCGAGGTATGGGGCGTGACCGAGCAGGCAGTCGACGGCGACAACACCGTCGACGCGATGCCGCGCCCCGAAGGCCTCTCGAGCGCTGTCGAGACGTCGGAGCATCCCATCGACGTCGTCGTCGACGAGGTGCGCACGACGTGGCTGCCGGTGCCGTATCCGGCGACGAGCATCGAGGGACTCGACGGTTCGTGGTTCTGGGATGACGGTTCGCTCACGGTTCGAAGCGTCGACACGAACACCGCCGGCCAGCGATACCGCGTGAACCGGCTCGAGATCGACCCGACGCCGGCGCAGTTGCGAGCGGCATCGCGAGAACTCCCCGACGAGCTGGCACCGTTCCTCGAGCTGCCCGACGAGCTCCCGGCGATCATCGGCGAGACCGCGGCATCCGTCACCGCCGGCGCAGGCTCGCCCTACGACGCTGCCGTGGCGATCCAGGCCCACCTCCGCTCGAACGAATTCGACTACTCCACGGAGGCACCGGTCGCCGAGGGCTACGACGGCGGCGGATTCGACGTGATCGCGAAGTTCCTCGAGGTGCGCGCAGGGTACTGCGTGCAGTTCGCCGCCACGATGGCGGTCCTGGCGCGAGAGTCCGGCATCCCGGCGCGCATCTCGATCGGCTACACGCAAGGCTCCCCTTCCGACGATCGGGTCAACGGGGTGCAACGCGTCGAGGTCGACACGCATGACCTCCACTCGTGGCCCGAGCTCTACTTCGAGGGCGTCGGCTGGGTGCCGTTCGAGCCGACTCCCGGCCGGGGCACCGTGCCCGGGTACTCGCGGCCCGGCGCCGGTGAGGGCACGAACACGCCGACGCAGAGCGCGGCCCCCGCCACGCCCGGAGCGTCGGATCGTCCCGACGTCGACGCCGATCGCGGACTCGCGGGCGGCACGAGCGATCCGTTCGCCACGAACGCGTGGTGGATCCGCGGCGGGTCGCTCACGCTCGTCGTGATCGCGCTGCTGCTCATCCCTGCGGCGATCCGGGCCGGCCAGCGGCTGACGCGACGGCGACGCATTCGAGCGGGGGACTGGGCGGCGGATACCGCGTGGGACGAGCTCACCGCCACCGCGGCCGATCTCGGGGCGGGCGTCGCCGAGGTCGAGACGCCGCGTGCCGTGGCCGCTCGACTCGGCGAGCGTGAGGCGTTCACCGCAGCTGAGGCGCGAACCGCCCTCATCGCCTTGCGCGATGCCGTCGAGCGCGAGCGCTACGGGCCGGTGCAGCTCGGAGCCGGCACACCCGGGCAGGAGCTCCTCGACGAGCTCTCGGTCGCCCTGGCCGCGCTCGCAGTCGATGCCGGGCCCGCAGAGCGCCTGCGGGCGGCGCTCGCGCCACGATCGCTCTTCGCGCGGGTACGGAGGGCGTTCGGCGAACGCCCGCCCGCCGGCGCGTAG
- the rpmF gene encoding 50S ribosomal protein L32, with protein sequence MAVPKRKKSRSNTHARRSQWKAEVPTLVKTVENGKVTYSLPHRAKVVEDSAGTPLFLEYKGRKVADV encoded by the coding sequence ATGGCTGTTCCGAAGCGGAAGAAGTCACGCTCGAACACGCACGCGCGCCGTTCGCAGTGGAAGGCCGAGGTCCCCACCCTCGTCAAGACCGTCGAGAACGGCAAGGTCACCTACAGCCTTCCGCACCGTGCGAAGGTCGTCGAGGACTCCGCGGGCACCCCGCTCTTCCTCGAGTACAAGGGCCGCAAGGTCGCCGACGTCTAG
- a CDS encoding ROK family transcriptional regulator produces MRRGTNVHALGGFNQIVILDTIRRNREGLSRVEIAEQTGLSAQTVSNVSRRLLDDGIIREAGQRILGVGKPRIILQLDPSGGYAIGVHLDPAVITYVVLDLDGRVVAHTATRTPSGVTPERVIAGMRDSIDAIIADAGVDRSRVLGVGIAAPGPLDLEQGVVLDPPLLEGWHGVALRDALAESTGLTVLLEKDVTAATVAELWMSSGHERDDFMFFYYGTGVGVGLAIAHEAVRGATNNAGDAGHIIVDPDGPVCGCGRRGCLGDSIMPRALVASAIASGLITAPAGRLGGTEVDAGLAQIAALAEGGDTDASAVLEAMANRISVAVVTVANLLDVDTAVFGGPYWNRVSNLVLRRVSELVDSSPALVTTHPIAVTVSSIGDDVAAVGAACLVLDDALSPRPSALLISS; encoded by the coding sequence GTGCGACGAGGCACGAACGTCCATGCGCTCGGCGGATTCAACCAGATCGTCATCCTCGACACGATCCGGCGCAACCGCGAGGGATTGAGTCGCGTCGAGATCGCCGAGCAGACCGGGCTGAGCGCGCAGACCGTCTCGAACGTCTCGCGCCGGCTGCTCGACGACGGCATCATCCGGGAGGCCGGGCAGCGGATACTCGGCGTGGGCAAGCCGCGGATCATCCTGCAGCTGGACCCATCGGGCGGCTACGCGATCGGGGTCCACCTCGACCCCGCGGTGATCACCTACGTCGTGCTCGACCTCGACGGCCGCGTGGTGGCGCACACGGCCACGAGAACGCCGTCGGGCGTCACGCCCGAACGGGTCATCGCCGGGATGCGCGATTCCATCGACGCCATCATCGCCGACGCCGGAGTGGATCGTTCCCGGGTGCTCGGGGTGGGCATCGCGGCTCCGGGGCCGCTCGACCTCGAGCAGGGCGTGGTGCTCGACCCGCCGCTCCTGGAGGGCTGGCACGGCGTCGCACTCCGCGACGCCCTCGCCGAATCGACGGGGCTGACGGTGCTGCTCGAGAAGGACGTCACCGCGGCCACCGTCGCCGAGCTCTGGATGAGCTCCGGACACGAGCGCGACGACTTCATGTTCTTCTACTACGGCACGGGAGTCGGTGTCGGTCTCGCCATCGCGCACGAGGCGGTGCGGGGCGCGACCAACAACGCGGGTGATGCCGGCCACATCATCGTCGATCCCGACGGGCCGGTCTGCGGCTGCGGTCGACGCGGATGCCTCGGCGACTCGATCATGCCGCGTGCGCTGGTGGCATCGGCGATCGCGTCGGGCCTGATCACGGCGCCCGCCGGTCGCCTGGGTGGCACCGAGGTGGATGCGGGCCTCGCGCAGATCGCCGCGCTCGCCGAGGGCGGCGACACCGACGCATCCGCTGTGCTCGAGGCGATGGCGAACCGGATCTCCGTTGCGGTGGTGACGGTCGCCAACCTGCTCGACGTCGACACGGCGGTGTTCGGTGGGCCGTACTGGAATCGCGTGTCGAACCTCGTGTTGCGTCGGGTGTCCGAGCTGGTCGACTCGTCGCCCGCGCTCGTGACGACGCATCCCATCGCCGTCACCGTCTCGAGCATCGGCGATGACGTCGCCGCCGTCGGCGCCGCGTGCCTGGTGCTCGACGATGCGCTCTCGCCGCGCCCGTCGGCACTGTTGATCTCGAGCTGA
- the rnc gene encoding ribonuclease III has protein sequence MQQRLHIAVDPELLLLALTHRSFAYENGGIPTNERLEFLGDSILGQAVTVKLFRDHPDLEEGELAKRRASLVSSAALAEVGRSIGLGPFIRLGRGETMTGGADKPSILADTVEAIIGAVYLDAGGDAATALVLRLVAPLLLDPARFGAAMDPKTSLQEIAARRGAPAPVYTVVESGPDHNKHFVATVTVGGLAEASGEGSSKKQAEMAAALEAWTALSSR, from the coding sequence TTGCAGCAGCGACTGCACATCGCCGTAGACCCCGAGTTGCTGCTGCTCGCGCTCACGCACCGGTCGTTCGCGTACGAGAACGGTGGCATCCCCACCAACGAGCGCCTCGAGTTCCTCGGCGATTCGATTCTCGGGCAAGCCGTCACTGTCAAGCTCTTCCGCGACCACCCCGACCTCGAAGAGGGCGAACTCGCCAAGCGTCGAGCGAGCCTCGTCTCGAGTGCCGCACTGGCCGAGGTCGGCCGGTCGATCGGTCTCGGCCCGTTCATCCGGCTCGGTCGTGGCGAGACCATGACGGGCGGCGCCGACAAGCCGTCGATCCTCGCCGACACCGTTGAGGCGATCATCGGCGCGGTCTACCTCGACGCCGGGGGCGATGCAGCCACGGCGCTCGTGCTGCGGCTCGTCGCGCCGCTCCTGCTCGACCCCGCGCGATTCGGTGCGGCGATGGACCCGAAGACGAGCCTCCAGGAGATCGCCGCACGGCGCGGCGCCCCCGCACCGGTCTACACGGTGGTCGAGAGCGGCCCCGACCACAACAAGCACTTCGTCGCGACGGTCACCGTCGGCGGGCTCGCCGAGGCATCCGGTGAGGGTTCGAGCAAGAAGCAGGCCGAGATGGCGGCGGCGCTCGAGGCGTGGACCGCCCTGAGCTCGCGCTGA